The Micromonas commoda chromosome 1, complete sequence region TCCGAGGcggggagacgacgcggatggAGGAAGGGGAGTTTTACGCCATCGAGACGTTCGGAAGCACCGGCAAAGGGTGAGTTTGCGCCGAGCCCGTACCCTAAACCGAGGGGATTTTGGTTTCGATCCGGTTTCTGCTACCTGGTCCCCCGTCTACTTACTCGTCCCCGAGGGTTTTGAGTTTCCGTCTCTCCTCGCCATTTTCTTTTCGTAAACGgaccgagagcgccgcgttgggacaatcgccgccgcgttcgtaGCCGCCAGGTGTGTGTCACACGCcgggcggctcggcggcTCATGCCGTGGCTTTTCCTAACGGGAGAGTTTTTCTCCCTCcgtccttggcggcgcgcTTCACAACTGACTCGGTCCGAAGAGCAAAAAACCCGGCATCATAGTAccacgcggcggcatccAAGAGCCCCCGTGGCCTCCTTTAGCCTTGACATTCGCTCGCTTTCAAACGCTTTCGAACGGTTTCAAACGGTTTCGGGTTTGGTTTTTGGACGTTCCCTCCCCGTCGACGAAAAACGCGACCAATAATAACTAAacgcctcgccccgcgcgggattcgaacccgccgcctccaggtACGTCCGCGAAGACCTCGAGTGCTCGCACTACATGAAGAACTACGACGTCGGCCACGTCCCGCTCCGGCTGCCAAAGGCGAagcagctcctcggcgtcatcGACAGAAACTTCGGCACGCTCGCGTTTTGCCGACGTTTTTTGGACCGAATCGGAGAGACCAAGTACCTCATGGCGCTGAAGAACCTGTGCGACAACGGCATCGTCCAGCCGTACCCGCCCCTGGTGGACGTCAAGGGATCGTACGTGGCGCAGTACGAGCACACCATCATGCTTCGGCCCACGTGCAAGGAGGTGctcacgcgcggcgacgactaTTGATTCGATTCGGTTGTCTAACACAAGTATGAGTACACGCGTAAACAAACGAAACCGTCGCGGCTTCGAAAAGGGTTCGCATCGTGTATTCATCGCATCCAAACGCTACGCACGTCGCACGTCCCCCCGCCTATATATTTTGACATGTTCTGATAAGTTGTATTCCGACGGCAGTCGTCCCTCGCTCCCTGCTAAATCACTCCAGTCCCGGGATGTAGAGGAGCTTGACGTCAAAGACGACTGGCGAGAATGGCGAGATCCTCGGccgtcccggcgccgacgccaacccTTTGGGAAACGCCAAATCACCCGGAATGTACAGGCGCCTCACGCCGCCCGATCGCATCGTGAGTATGCCCTCGTCCAGGCCCGGGATGACGTTGGTCTCGCCCTGGCCCAAGCCGGTGATTCGAACGTCGTTGGGTTTACCCTTCTCCAGCGAGTTGTCGAAGATTTGGCCTTGCTCGTTTTTGGCGATGTAGTCCACCACCACCTGGAAACCAACCTCCGGttgcacgccgtcgccgacgacgatgtcgcGGTACTGCAACCCCGTGGGCGTGGTGAAGAGCTCCTTGTCGTTGATCGTGGCCTCGCACTCGGCGTCGCAGATGAGCTTGGTGGCCTCCTCTTCCGGGAGGGAGATTGCGTTGGCGGGCGAAGTCGCGAGGGTgagggcggtggcgagggcgatcgcgccggagGCGAtgcggtcgacgacggcggagcgccccggcgatgcggtctcggcgacggacggccGCGGGTGTTGGTGCGTATGCGCGGATGCCTGCGCGTCGGGGatggggcgcggggggggtgCGGGGTGAGTGTCGACGAggtgcgacgacgccacgtcACGACGGGAGGGTTGATTCTCCAGCGATGACTGGGATGGCTCGgtcgacggggcgggcggacgcaccgcgacgcgggcggggcggcgcgcggcggccttgcCGCGGAatgcgacgggcgcgcggaggctcgcggtggatgcgacggcgaaggacaTCTGTGCTGCTGTCTTGTGCGcgctggcggtggcgcggcgacgactgaCTGACGGGGCATCTTATCCAGGCCAGCAAGCTTGACAGTCTGTCGCGGTCGAAACCAACACAAGTTCCAACTCCCCCAATTTTtgtcaccctcgccgcgccccagCCCGACACTCTtcggccggcgacgacgcgcgaggcacTCGCCGGAGATGTCCAGCTGGAACCAGAGCGATGCCGTGAggtgagcgcgacgcgcattCCGACCCTTCCCCCGCGGATCCCCTCCGAGGGCCGCGACCCGGCCCGGGAATCACAAGGGGGTGCCCGCTCTCCCCTCGAATTCCGTCTGAGATCCTCCCCCCCCAAAAACGCCGCCCGTCTTCAGGGGCCGACaacccgcgcgttcctcctccttgttcggcgacgccaacTCCGTGGAGATGCAGATGCGCGCCGACCCGGaccagctcgagcgcgagaacgacgccgccataGGGCACATGtccgaccgcgtcgccatGCTTCGGTCCATCACCGACAACATCCACAACGAGGCCGAGTCGCACAAGAAGCTGCTGGACAACATGGGGGACTCCATGGGAGGCGTCGGGGAGACGCTCGGGGAGACGTTGAAGCACTTCAACGCGGTGTTCGTGAACAACAAGAGCGGAAGGCAGTTCTGCTACGCGGTGTGGGGGATGGTCGGCGTCATCTGGTGCCTCCACTACCTCAGCTCGTGACGAAGAAAGCACCGTCTCGTGAAAGTCGCGAATGGACGATTCCGATGGGGAGAAAGAGGGAGAGGAAGACAGATGGGGGGGGTAAAACGGAGGGAGCCGAACGGGTCGATCAGCGGAGACTCGACATTAGctagccgcggcggcgcgagacgaacggacgccgcgcgcgtttcGACGGCATCATCGGGAGGACGCTCCGCTCTCTCTCTCGCAATTCGTAAATTCACTCATTCGGGTGCTCGTCTCGTCTATGTTTCGAACAAACCattcgttcgcgtcgtcgtcgtcgtcgtgagAGTTATtaagacgacgacgcggttgCACCTGCGCGAACGGAGGCGACGTGCGCCCGATGGAGCGAGACGCGGATGTTTTCGCGCGTCGATGGTTTAACTCAGACCCCACGCGCGGATTTGTCGCGATGACTCCTCGCGCGTGGGGCACTCGACGCGCGAAAGCATCCGCGGTGCATGGAACATGAGGTTCCATCGGGCGGACGAAGCCTCggtccggcgcgctccgAGTCCGATCGATGGTCCTGCCGGCAGGTGTCTTCGCCAGTCCGGAACCAATGTTTAGACCCGACGTGTGAATCATCGGCGTTGGATTGGACGATGTAAAGGTCGAGCCACACGTCGGGCGCTTTGACTGGCGAAGGCACCTGCGTCGCAGACTTGATCATCGCAGACTTGATCATCGAACGGACGCGGCTGCGCGCTTCATGGACCGGCGCGTCACTCCCACTCCATCCCCGTCTGTCCCGGCTTGGTCAtcggcgcgtccacgtcccctTCGAACTCCCTCGGGGAGGACGACCCGAAATTAtcatccccgtcgtcgtaGGATTCGCGGGACAGCACGAACCTGCGGGATCAACAGCCGCGGTGAATGGGCGAATGGGCGACGATCGGGGTTGGTCGAGTCGGTGGAGATGATCCCCCGGGGGCgtgggacgtcgcgggttcgaagTCGCCCGCGGTCGTATCGGACCCGCGACTATACCACGTGTATGGTTGAGAATTTGTACGGATAGATGCTCCGTCGGCGCTAAAACTCACCTGTCTCTCGCTCGCCTCCGTTCGATGATCTGATTCCACGTCTCTCCGTgtgcgcccgccgcgtctccggcgcTCACCCCGAAccgctcgcacgcggcgctgcgTGTTAATTTTATTAAACGGCGGATCGGTCAATAACAcacggaggcgacgggtcGAGGGTCGCGGAAAGGGAAGCAAAGTGTACGGGTAAATTAGCTCACCCtacggcgtcgagctgcgGCGTCGAGTACTCGGTCGCGTttttcgcggcgacgggcgcgagggaccgcaggacgcgacgcgtcaccgcgcacCTGATTGGGTTCGAGGGGGCCGGGTTTGGTCAGAAGAGGGTCATCCATTCTATCCATCGATTGATTGCGCAGAATCGAAAGCGAAATTGGTGAAAACGAGTCGAATCATCGAACGAACCGGGTCGAGTGGAGGAACGCACCCGTCCCTCAGCTCCGACTGGCTGTCGTAGAACCTCGCCGTCTTTGCGTATCGCGGCCACCGGTCGATCCTCGCGTATCGATCGTATCGATcaatcgacgacgacgacgaataTAACGGCTTACCGTGGCCGCTCGAGGGTAAGGGTTCGATGGGCACCGGGTTTGAACCCGAGACTGTCGGATGGTGCGCCCAGCACTCGTCGTACGCGCGCTCGTACGACCGAACCACGGCGAAAACCTGCGCGGAATGAAGGATCGATTTCAGCGGCTCGAACGTACCCCGAAGGCGCCTCGAAGGGCACGACCGACGAGTATACTGTCTTTTATAGCTATGAGGGGGAAAACGAAGCAGAGGAAGCTCGACTCGACGGGCGGTTTCCGGAAGGTCCGAGCGACGAGTAAATTAAATAACGctcacctccgcgggcgtGAACGCCTCGGCGTGTGCCTCCACCGGCTTGGCGAGCTCTCGCagcgctcgcctcg contains the following coding sequences:
- a CDS encoding hypothetical protein (putative uncharacterized protein) gives rise to the protein MSSWNQSDAVRGRQPARSSSLFGDANSVEMQMRADPDQLERENDAAIGHMSDRVAMLRSITDNIHNEAESHKKLLDNMGDSMGGVGETLGETLKHFNAVFVNNKSGRQFCYAVWGMVGVIWCLHYLSS
- a CDS encoding peptidyl-prolyl cis-trans isomerase (Contains the Pfam domain FKBP_C FKBP-type peptidyl-prolyl cis-trans isomerase, also known as Peptidylprolyl cis-trans isomerases in vertebrates, are receptors for the two immunosuppressants, FK506 and rapamycin), whose protein sequence is MSFAVASTASLRAPVAFRGKAAARRPARVAASAHTHQHPRPSVAETASPGRSAVVDRIASGAIALATALTLATSPANAISLPEEEATKLICDAECEATINDKELFTTPTGLQYRDIVVGDGVQPEVGFQVVVDYIAKNEQGQIFDNSLEKGKPNDVRITGLGQGETNVIPGLDEGILTMRSGGVRRLYIPGDLAFPKGLASAPGRPRISPFSPVVFDVKLLYIPGLE